One genomic window of Sporocytophaga myxococcoides DSM 11118 includes the following:
- a CDS encoding transglutaminase-like domain-containing protein — MYTGWSLHLFVEKKLFFFLWLFPSVLFGQQLNELVTLYQHKYKESEAVIINSESKFEFDLAENKVIVREDREQKLLSLRYNTFINEVEFYDSNSDIKEFSCESSLNQKSFNSDKVCGNYTNSEYFFDDNKFCTHKLKLQEAGEVWKTHIDKVYNDSKYLTSVYFHDKYPIVNKKIVLKIPSDIDVDIREFNFEKFTVDKHETLQGKFRIVEYSISNISAMENVRLGRSVQFIYPHLLILVKSFQSEGERVNILSNLHDLYGWYRSLTRQLSVQPETFAPLVNNILKGKVTDDEKISTVFYWVQDNIRYIAFENGLAGFKPDNAHSVFQKKYGDCKGMANLTKEMLRYAGYDARLSWIGTKRIRYDYSIPSLAVDNHMICTVILDGKKYFLDATEKYLPLGFIAERIQGRQILIEDGDNYILEKIPEVSKENELELRQAKLSMKSDMLVGSYKYILQGEKKRNFLCGYHFSSGDTKDRLVKHCLIDENKNMKVNNIRLSDLNHRVGPFEINTDLECRGAISSFNNELYVDIDISKDFKSWIVDEERQSDIDFGEKIHKVLEVELELKDGDSVIFLPEKLQIDHKEFSVHAVYVKDQNRILYKKRISIENGIISKDSFIQWNEAIRKLTQHYDSQIILKR; from the coding sequence ATGTATACAGGCTGGAGTTTGCATCTATTTGTTGAAAAGAAATTGTTCTTTTTCCTTTGGCTCTTCCCTTCCGTTTTATTCGGTCAGCAATTAAATGAACTGGTCACATTATACCAGCATAAGTATAAAGAAAGCGAAGCTGTTATTATTAATTCCGAATCAAAATTTGAATTTGATCTAGCGGAAAATAAAGTAATAGTGAGAGAAGATAGGGAGCAAAAATTACTCTCTCTCAGGTACAATACCTTTATCAATGAAGTAGAATTTTATGACAGCAATTCAGATATAAAAGAATTCTCATGCGAAAGTAGTCTGAATCAAAAATCTTTTAATTCAGATAAAGTATGCGGCAATTACACGAATTCGGAATATTTTTTTGATGACAATAAATTTTGTACTCATAAACTAAAGCTTCAGGAGGCCGGTGAAGTTTGGAAAACGCATATTGACAAGGTCTATAATGATTCAAAATATCTGACTTCTGTTTATTTCCACGATAAGTATCCCATAGTAAATAAAAAAATTGTATTAAAAATTCCTTCTGACATAGATGTAGATATACGTGAATTCAACTTTGAAAAATTTACAGTAGATAAGCATGAGACGCTTCAAGGAAAATTCAGAATAGTAGAATATTCTATCAGTAATATATCTGCTATGGAGAATGTGAGACTGGGCAGAAGTGTGCAATTTATTTATCCTCATCTTCTTATACTTGTCAAATCTTTCCAAAGTGAAGGTGAAAGGGTAAATATACTTTCAAATTTGCATGACCTATATGGCTGGTATAGAAGCCTGACACGTCAGCTCTCAGTGCAACCTGAAACATTTGCTCCACTGGTGAACAATATACTTAAAGGTAAGGTCACGGATGATGAAAAGATCAGTACTGTATTTTACTGGGTTCAGGATAACATCAGATATATAGCATTTGAAAATGGACTTGCCGGTTTTAAACCAGATAATGCGCATTCGGTCTTTCAAAAGAAGTATGGCGATTGTAAGGGAATGGCTAATCTGACTAAGGAAATGCTTCGATATGCAGGCTATGATGCAAGGCTATCATGGATAGGGACAAAACGGATCAGGTACGATTACTCAATTCCTTCGCTGGCTGTGGACAATCATATGATTTGTACGGTAATATTGGATGGAAAAAAATACTTTCTTGATGCAACTGAAAAATATTTGCCTCTTGGCTTTATTGCCGAAAGAATACAAGGTCGCCAGATTCTTATAGAAGACGGTGATAATTATATTCTTGAAAAAATACCGGAGGTATCTAAAGAGAACGAGCTGGAATTAAGACAAGCAAAGCTTTCAATGAAAAGCGACATGCTTGTTGGCTCATACAAGTATATTTTGCAAGGAGAAAAAAAGAGAAATTTTTTATGTGGCTATCACTTCTCTTCAGGAGATACCAAGGATAGGTTGGTTAAGCATTGCCTTATTGACGAGAATAAAAACATGAAAGTCAATAATATTCGATTGTCAGATCTGAACCATAGGGTAGGACCCTTTGAGATCAATACAGACCTTGAGTGCAGAGGTGCGATTAGTTCTTTTAATAATGAATTGTACGTTGATATTGACATATCCAAAGACTTTAAAAGCTGGATTGTAGATGAAGAGAGGCAATCTGATATTGACTTTGGTGAAAAGATTCATAAAGTACTTGAGGTTGAGCTGGAGCTCAAAGATGGCGATTCTGTAATATTTCTTCCTGAGAAATTGCAGATAGATCATAAAGAATTTTCTGTTCACGCTGTTTATGTCAAAGACCAAAACAGAATATTATATAAGAAGCGAATAAGCATTGAAAATGGGATCATCTCAAAAGATTCTTTTATTCAGTGGAATGAAGCAATAAGGAAATTAACTCAGCACTATGATAGTCAAATTATTTTGAAGCGCTAA
- a CDS encoding T9SS type A sorting domain-containing protein, which yields MKKITIITFLWIGMYLNLFSQPIFLKELPESSKSFFEGNGNLYFFAGDSLWKSDGTAAGTAFVKKIGETPVSYPRNSNALTINGANIFFTQDSPSTIGVWRTGGTNATTVKIRSFNSISPITSYQNNLYFAADDGIIGGELWKLNSSFNFSLVKDINPGSANSLNASLSYNDNINIQHSVISENILYFTASNATTGVDVWKTNGTAAGTTIVKDFPNPSYLLNELNGTVYIATNYVESLEWDFNVSELWKSNGTAAGTTLVKKISIDGYSFGLSGGFILKNQLAFFHPTEYSTDLYITDGTEAGTKFIKDYSPNWRGGVLYSFVINDALLLTEGYDYFVSWISRTDGTPDGSTRLVNYNNAFSDGNEEFIKVKERLLYIDANESYPDSRSEEFNQLYETSGYPGAGSVRRTKDIYPNGNSYPNSKNLTEVNGTLYFTTQASGSETPSGKFKLWVYNPDKPNANVPYFTLVNADTDKDIGLIREGDTLFKPAGSNINIRYNPASSIGSVVLKVNDVPRRTENSAPYALAGDNNGDYSAWTTASGQYKITGVTYTGNGGKGPQGTSTSVNFLLKEFIPNVAPIVDAGPDQTFSYPAGIVKITGTWTDPNEGAPHRYWQLRTDSPCDPIYCPNRFRSNRDTLVLENFIPGEYIFRYIATDQSDLSDYDEVKITITGQAVINFSLVNADDDQEVVYGLYDGRIFDLAYLPYNINFKANVAPASIGSVKFVYDGIVRNENIAPYAYFGDNNGDYNPGTLTLGNHTLSAWPYTGSNATGTQGHGLTYNFTVINSAARLGETESVKLTAYPNPSSDKIYISIPESDDETLSVAIYNSQGSLVSNLFEGTYQKIEMVWNVADLPDGIYFCKMNTSSGTKVEKLVVKR from the coding sequence ATGAAAAAGATTACCATTATCACTTTCCTATGGATAGGAATGTATTTAAATTTATTTTCTCAGCCAATTTTCCTGAAGGAACTTCCTGAATCCAGCAAGTCTTTCTTTGAAGGCAATGGGAACCTATATTTCTTTGCTGGAGATTCTTTATGGAAATCTGATGGAACGGCTGCCGGAACCGCCTTTGTGAAAAAAATTGGTGAGACACCAGTAAGTTATCCCAGAAACAGCAATGCTCTAACAATTAATGGTGCCAATATATTTTTCACTCAAGACTCTCCTTCCACAATAGGAGTCTGGAGAACCGGAGGCACCAATGCAACGACAGTAAAAATCCGGTCTTTCAATTCTATTTCACCCATTACTTCTTATCAGAACAACCTTTACTTTGCAGCAGATGATGGAATTATTGGAGGTGAGCTTTGGAAACTCAACTCCTCATTTAACTTTTCTTTAGTAAAGGATATCAATCCCGGCAGTGCAAATTCATTAAATGCCAGTCTAAGCTATAATGATAATATCAACATCCAACACTCTGTCATATCTGAAAATATACTCTATTTTACAGCCTCCAATGCAACTACAGGAGTGGATGTTTGGAAAACCAATGGTACTGCTGCTGGCACTACTATAGTTAAAGACTTCCCAAACCCTTCCTATTTATTGAATGAGTTAAATGGTACAGTCTACATTGCTACCAACTATGTTGAATCTTTAGAATGGGATTTTAATGTCTCAGAACTCTGGAAATCGAATGGGACTGCTGCAGGAACAACTCTGGTGAAAAAAATCAGTATAGATGGATATTCATTTGGTTTATCAGGAGGTTTCATCTTAAAAAATCAACTCGCTTTTTTCCATCCAACTGAATATAGCACAGATTTGTATATCACAGACGGGACTGAAGCAGGGACAAAATTTATAAAAGATTATTCACCCAACTGGCGAGGTGGAGTGCTTTATTCATTCGTGATAAATGACGCTTTACTCCTGACAGAAGGGTATGATTATTTCGTTTCCTGGATAAGCAGAACAGATGGAACGCCTGATGGGTCTACAAGACTTGTTAACTATAACAATGCGTTTAGTGATGGAAATGAAGAATTTATAAAGGTAAAAGAACGACTCCTTTATATAGATGCAAATGAGTCTTATCCAGATTCACGATCTGAAGAATTTAATCAATTATATGAGACCTCCGGATATCCTGGAGCAGGGTCTGTAAGAAGAACAAAGGATATTTATCCTAATGGAAATTCTTATCCTAACTCAAAAAATCTCACAGAAGTAAACGGAACATTATACTTTACAACGCAGGCTTCCGGATCTGAAACTCCATCAGGGAAATTCAAGTTATGGGTTTATAATCCTGATAAACCGAACGCTAATGTTCCTTACTTTACACTTGTAAATGCTGATACAGATAAGGATATCGGTCTCATCAGAGAAGGAGACACATTATTCAAACCTGCAGGTAGCAATATAAATATAAGATACAACCCAGCTTCAAGTATAGGCAGTGTAGTTCTAAAAGTGAATGACGTTCCAAGAAGAACAGAAAACTCAGCACCATATGCACTTGCCGGAGATAATAATGGAGACTATTCTGCATGGACTACAGCATCAGGTCAGTATAAAATAACGGGAGTTACTTATACTGGAAACGGTGGCAAAGGACCACAGGGGACTTCTACATCTGTGAATTTCCTCCTTAAAGAATTTATTCCTAATGTCGCACCTATAGTAGATGCGGGACCAGACCAGACATTCTCCTATCCTGCAGGAATTGTAAAAATAACCGGAACCTGGACAGATCCTAATGAAGGTGCACCACATAGATACTGGCAATTGCGTACTGACTCACCTTGCGATCCTATATATTGCCCTAATAGATTTAGAAGTAATAGAGACACACTGGTTTTAGAGAATTTCATACCAGGAGAATACATATTCCGATACATAGCAACCGACCAGTCAGACCTTTCTGATTATGATGAAGTTAAGATAACCATTACAGGACAAGCTGTAATAAACTTTTCACTTGTAAATGCCGACGATGACCAGGAGGTCGTATACGGACTGTATGATGGAAGAATTTTTGACCTCGCCTATTTACCTTATAATATTAATTTCAAGGCCAATGTAGCTCCCGCTTCTATTGGAAGTGTAAAGTTTGTTTATGACGGCATTGTGAGAAATGAAAACATTGCTCCGTATGCTTATTTTGGCGACAATAATGGCGATTACAATCCCGGAACTCTGACTTTAGGAAATCATACATTAAGCGCGTGGCCTTATACCGGCAGCAATGCTACCGGAACTCAAGGACATGGACTTACCTATAACTTCACAGTTATAAACTCAGCAGCAAGATTGGGAGAAACAGAAAGTGTGAAGCTAACAGCCTATCCTAACCCATCATCAGATAAAATCTATATTTCAATACCGGAATCCGACGATGAGACTCTTTCGGTTGCAATATATAACAGCCAGGGTTCTTTGGTTTCAAACCTCTTTGAAGGAACATATCAGAAGATAGAAATGGTATGGAATGTAGCAGATCTTCCTGATGGAATATATTTTTGCAAAATGAATACTTCCTCTGGAACCAAGGTGGAGAAGCTTGTTGTAAAAAGATAA
- a CDS encoding Dyp-type peroxidase — MTSNIEFKDIQGLIVRGHSELPASCFLLLNISDAVKARQWLRIISEDITDGISKPSERAMHIAFTYAGIKKLGMDEASLNSFAREFKEGMTADHRKRVLGDLGGSDTTKWQWGGPANEEVHILLMLYYSLEKNLEDDCAIQISKMDGLKLIQRLDSNLSTLKKRKEHFGFHDGISQPLIKGFNKQADPKFMVEPGEFILGYQNEYLKLPDSPWVTGNENPCELLPLLQDGSNNYDFGKNGSYMVFRQISQDVLKFWKFMDDATNVDGSEEEKRVRLASKMMGRWPSGAPLVKCPERDNPDLGRDNSFEFHHSDRDGLKCPFGSHVRRSNPRNSKGPTPEESDLINKRHKILRRGRPYGTFIESFDPAEIAAHPELAKDRGLHFICFNTSISRQFEFIQDTWINSSKFQGLYNDPDPISGNPLGRCRSETGTFTIQAEPVRERIKDVPAFTKVIGGAYFFMPGIKAVKYLSSIK; from the coding sequence ATGACCAGCAATATAGAATTTAAAGATATACAAGGACTTATTGTCAGGGGGCATAGTGAGCTTCCCGCATCTTGTTTTCTGCTTCTGAATATCTCAGATGCTGTTAAGGCTAGGCAATGGCTTCGTATCATTTCAGAGGATATTACAGATGGCATATCAAAGCCCTCAGAAAGGGCTATGCATATAGCCTTTACCTATGCCGGAATTAAAAAGCTTGGTATGGACGAGGCCTCTCTTAATTCGTTTGCCAGAGAGTTCAAAGAAGGGATGACAGCCGATCACCGCAAAAGGGTGCTAGGAGACCTGGGAGGAAGTGATACAACAAAGTGGCAATGGGGTGGACCGGCAAATGAAGAGGTGCACATACTTCTTATGCTTTATTATTCTCTGGAAAAAAATCTTGAAGATGATTGTGCAATTCAAATTTCAAAAATGGATGGTCTTAAACTAATTCAAAGACTTGATAGCAACTTGTCCACTCTTAAGAAAAGGAAGGAGCATTTTGGATTTCATGATGGTATATCTCAGCCTTTGATCAAAGGTTTTAACAAGCAGGCCGACCCCAAATTTATGGTTGAACCTGGAGAATTTATATTGGGCTACCAAAATGAATATTTAAAATTGCCAGATAGTCCATGGGTAACAGGCAATGAAAATCCATGTGAATTATTGCCGCTTCTGCAGGATGGCAGCAATAATTATGATTTTGGAAAGAATGGAAGTTATATGGTTTTCAGACAAATCAGTCAGGATGTTCTGAAATTTTGGAAATTTATGGATGATGCTACTAATGTTGATGGCAGTGAAGAGGAGAAAAGAGTCAGACTTGCTTCCAAAATGATGGGACGCTGGCCTAGCGGAGCACCTTTGGTAAAATGTCCGGAGCGAGACAATCCGGATTTAGGTCGGGACAATTCGTTTGAATTCCATCACTCTGACAGAGATGGTTTGAAATGTCCTTTTGGTTCGCATGTGAGAAGGTCAAATCCTAGAAATTCCAAAGGGCCAACTCCCGAAGAATCAGACCTTATTAATAAAAGGCATAAAATACTAAGAAGAGGAAGGCCTTATGGTACATTTATAGAATCATTTGATCCCGCAGAAATTGCTGCTCATCCTGAACTTGCAAAAGATAGAGGACTGCATTTTATTTGTTTTAATACTAGTATCAGCCGCCAATTTGAATTTATTCAGGATACATGGATCAATAGCTCTAAATTTCAGGGACTTTATAATGACCCCGATCCCATTTCAGGAAACCCGTTGGGAAGGTGTAGATCGGAAACAGGTACTTTTACAATTCAGGCAGAACCAGTAAGAGAAAGAATTAAGGATGTGCCTGCATTTACAAAGGTGATTGGGGGAGCTTATTTTTTTATGCCGGGTATTAAGGCGGTAAAGTACCTTTCCTCAATCAAATAA
- a CDS encoding DUF2092 domain-containing protein yields MAFNPKSVSNKVRWTLLLLVLSAISVGGLMAYVREPNRPVAHKSEKRSPSKGVVNKDAERILKSMSDYMNNLSEFSCKSNGYFEYIDDSTDQKIQMNNTSSTFVKRPNKIKVERKGDVADMEYFYDGKQITVFGKKLKYYAQADAPDNIDKAIDFGRDALNIETPGADLFYTNLQKGLMEDVISGIYVGKGWAGGKECHHLAFKGNETDWQIWVEDSPAPLPRKYVITSKKIEQSPDYSIEINEWNTSPKLSSDLFTFKAPKGAKKINFIKNNISEEAKSIR; encoded by the coding sequence ATGGCTTTTAACCCAAAAAGTGTATCCAATAAGGTGAGATGGACTTTGCTTCTTTTGGTCCTGTCAGCAATCAGTGTCGGAGGATTAATGGCTTATGTGCGAGAGCCTAATCGTCCTGTAGCGCATAAAAGTGAAAAGAGATCTCCTTCAAAAGGTGTAGTGAATAAGGATGCTGAAAGGATTTTAAAATCAATGAGCGATTACATGAATAACCTCAGTGAATTTTCATGCAAGTCTAATGGCTATTTTGAATACATTGACGACTCTACAGATCAGAAGATTCAAATGAATAATACAAGTTCGACATTTGTTAAAAGGCCGAATAAGATAAAAGTAGAGCGCAAGGGAGATGTAGCTGATATGGAGTATTTTTATGATGGCAAGCAGATTACTGTATTTGGTAAAAAGCTGAAATACTATGCTCAGGCAGATGCTCCTGATAATATAGATAAAGCCATAGATTTTGGTAGGGATGCCCTTAATATTGAAACACCCGGTGCTGATTTGTTCTATACTAATCTTCAGAAAGGATTAATGGAGGATGTGATTTCAGGAATATATGTTGGCAAAGGTTGGGCAGGTGGTAAAGAATGTCATCACCTTGCTTTTAAAGGAAATGAAACAGACTGGCAGATTTGGGTTGAAGATAGTCCAGCGCCTCTTCCGAGAAAGTATGTTATTACTTCCAAAAAAATAGAGCAATCACCGGATTACAGCATCGAAATAAATGAATGGAATACTAGTCCCAAATTAAGTAGTGATTTATTTACTTTTAAAGCTCCTAAAGGGGCTAAGAAAATAAATTTTATTAAAAATAATATTTCTGAAGAAGCTAAATCTATCCGGTAA
- a CDS encoding arylsulfatase — protein MANKKPNILVIWGDDIGITNLSCYSDGLMGYRTPNIDRLADEGLKFTDSYGEQSCTAGRASFITGQSGYRTGLTKVGIPASSIGLQKEDPTIAELLKPLGYATGQFGKNHLGDLNKYLPTVHGFDEFFGNLYHLNAEEEPEMDDYPPEEDFPNFRKQFGPRGVIHSWATDVDDPTEQPRWGRVGKQKIEDTGPLNTKRMETCDDEFVDAAKKFIKKQTDADTPFFVWMNTTHMHLYTHTKPESVGQAGRWQSRYHDTMIDHDKNVGQLLDYLDELGITEDTVVVYSTDNGPHMNSWPDGAMTPFRSEKDTNWEGAFRVPQLIRWPGKIKAGAVSNEIVQHHDWLPTFLAMAGEPDIVEKLKKGHTAGDKKFKVHIDGYNLLPYLTGEEERSPRKGFIYFDDDGNLVALRYDNWKMVFMEQRAPGTLRIWGEPFTPLRLPKLYNLRTDPFERADITSNTYYDWFIHHAYLIYAAQSIALEFANTFKEFPPRQKAASFTIDQALEKMAAANEVRFTEEAKPVEQDDQKKSKAFTQRDSEKQAKSQTKSDKPKEKKE, from the coding sequence ATGGCAAATAAAAAGCCCAATATATTAGTCATCTGGGGAGATGATATCGGTATTACAAACCTAAGCTGTTATTCAGACGGGTTGATGGGATACCGTACGCCAAATATAGATAGATTGGCAGATGAAGGTCTGAAGTTTACAGACTCTTATGGGGAGCAGAGTTGTACAGCGGGCAGGGCGTCCTTTATTACAGGACAAAGCGGATACCGTACAGGTTTAACCAAGGTTGGGATTCCAGCTTCTTCAATTGGTCTTCAAAAAGAAGATCCGACGATTGCAGAATTGCTTAAACCTCTTGGATATGCAACTGGTCAATTTGGTAAGAACCACCTGGGAGACTTGAATAAGTATCTTCCGACTGTTCATGGGTTCGATGAATTCTTTGGTAACCTTTATCACTTAAATGCTGAAGAAGAGCCAGAAATGGATGATTACCCGCCGGAAGAAGATTTTCCAAATTTCAGGAAGCAGTTTGGTCCACGTGGTGTAATCCATTCTTGGGCTACTGATGTTGATGACCCTACAGAACAACCAAGATGGGGTAGAGTTGGAAAGCAAAAGATCGAAGACACAGGTCCGCTTAATACAAAGAGAATGGAAACCTGTGATGATGAATTCGTAGATGCGGCGAAGAAGTTTATAAAGAAGCAGACTGACGCAGATACTCCGTTTTTCGTGTGGATGAATACAACCCATATGCACCTTTATACTCATACTAAGCCTGAAAGTGTTGGTCAGGCCGGAAGATGGCAATCCAGATATCATGATACAATGATTGACCATGATAAAAATGTGGGACAGCTACTGGATTATCTGGATGAGTTAGGTATTACTGAGGATACGGTTGTTGTGTACAGTACAGATAACGGACCTCACATGAATTCATGGCCAGATGGCGCCATGACACCTTTCAGAAGTGAAAAAGATACAAACTGGGAAGGTGCATTCCGTGTGCCTCAGCTTATTAGATGGCCTGGAAAAATAAAGGCCGGAGCCGTTTCTAACGAAATTGTTCAGCATCACGACTGGTTGCCTACTTTCCTTGCTATGGCTGGAGAGCCTGATATTGTTGAAAAGTTGAAGAAGGGGCATACTGCAGGAGATAAAAAATTTAAAGTTCACATAGACGGATATAATCTACTTCCTTATTTGACAGGAGAGGAAGAAAGAAGTCCGCGTAAAGGATTTATCTATTTCGATGATGATGGAAATCTGGTTGCTCTGCGTTATGATAACTGGAAAATGGTATTCATGGAACAAAGGGCTCCTGGTACGTTAAGGATCTGGGGCGAGCCATTTACACCATTAAGGTTGCCTAAGCTGTATAATTTGCGTACAGACCCTTTTGAGCGAGCAGATATAACTTCGAATACATACTATGACTGGTTCATTCACCATGCATATCTGATATATGCTGCGCAATCGATAGCTTTGGAATTTGCCAATACGTTTAAGGAATTTCCACCAAGGCAGAAGGCTGCAAGCTTTACGATAGATCAGGCATTGGAGAAAATGGCTGCTGCCAATGAGGTAAGGTTTACCGAAGAGGCTAAGCCAGTTGAACAAGACGATCAGAAAAAGTCCAAAGCTTTTACTCAGCGTGATAGTGAAAAGCAAGCTAAGAGTCAGACAAAATCTGATAAGCCGAAGGAAAAGAAAGAGTAG
- a CDS encoding LytR/AlgR family response regulator transcription factor: protein MKNVDFNDLMYSDLILDKSTIDQNSQPAEQKIVVMDKQECIFLKVKNICYIEADGAYSNIYLQDGKKLVVSKNVKVFADKLSEDLFYRIHKSYLININFISKYIKSDGGYLIMENGASIPVSVRKKDPLLKLVAQLSL from the coding sequence ATGAAAAATGTAGATTTCAATGATTTAATGTATTCAGATCTGATTCTTGACAAATCAACCATTGATCAGAATAGCCAGCCTGCTGAACAAAAAATTGTCGTTATGGATAAGCAGGAATGTATATTTTTAAAGGTTAAAAATATATGTTACATAGAGGCAGACGGCGCATATTCAAATATTTATCTCCAGGATGGTAAAAAGCTGGTAGTCTCCAAGAACGTAAAGGTATTTGCTGACAAGCTCTCTGAAGATCTGTTTTACAGGATTCATAAATCTTACCTTATAAATATAAACTTTATAAGTAAGTACATTAAAAGTGATGGAGGATATCTGATTATGGAAAATGGAGCTTCAATTCCGGTATCAGTAAGAAAGAAAGACCCTTTGTTAAAACTTGTAGCCCAATTATCTTTATAA
- a CDS encoding 7TM diverse intracellular signaling domain-containing protein, producing the protein MNFARVVAEKSVTFIESYCGRISSVILLCIFHITGIYASTPILLTDDTEEWSVTRSYVDYWEDKSAKFTISDVLKIAEDGKSFKTSTAQDLLNMRTSSAYWLKFNIINGTSNEKGFLIEMFDFDIDEISFFYPDTSGVYKEVKAGFNTVFSSRQIGHKNVSFPITFRSDTSVTVFMRFRSESLNLMEPIIKSYARFIKYGLNEYIMFGIFYGLLMLMIFYNILYFIILRSAYYLYYVSYALAVLIFFLTRSGIGFQYIWYNHPGFNVYLPFVSLFICTVSMLKFFIDFFELKKNASNVYRLFRILIYFRILCFLIQLIFPPLEYMFLVDLICYQIVFYYGIHIYRAGNNSAKWFVVGFSILNFTGVICLLEGITLIPSNIFSVYSINAGVIFQLMFLSICIAEKVRQLYAERNAVQANLILQLEQNDLLREKVNRELEERVKERTVELNKAKVELERRAEENQKMNIALDLANNKLQKHLSAFAQTVVMNTHVDFESFKKAYPDDLSCMRYLLDLKEKSGFCCKMCGNTRPIKGKAKFDIRCAKCNYNESLTANTIFHRTKFSLQKAFYMLYLVSQTRTDIPAAELSRMLELQSITCQNFKSRILARMQVLKKVNKSKVMNWDLLILDKEFNV; encoded by the coding sequence TTGAATTTTGCGAGAGTAGTCGCGGAAAAGTCCGTTACATTTATTGAGTCATACTGTGGTAGGATTTCTTCAGTAATTCTCCTGTGTATATTTCATATCACGGGGATTTATGCATCCACCCCTATTTTATTGACTGATGACACAGAAGAGTGGTCTGTAACAAGATCTTATGTTGATTATTGGGAGGATAAGTCTGCAAAATTTACCATTTCAGATGTTTTAAAAATTGCTGAAGATGGAAAGAGCTTTAAAACAAGTACAGCGCAGGACTTATTAAACATGAGGACCAGCTCAGCCTATTGGCTGAAATTTAATATCATCAACGGCACATCCAATGAAAAAGGATTCCTCATTGAGATGTTCGACTTTGATATTGATGAAATATCATTTTTTTATCCTGATACTAGTGGTGTTTATAAGGAAGTTAAAGCGGGTTTCAATACGGTATTTTCTTCAAGGCAGATAGGGCATAAAAATGTAAGTTTTCCCATTACCTTTAGAAGTGATACATCAGTAACCGTATTTATGAGATTCAGATCGGAAAGCCTGAATCTAATGGAGCCGATAATTAAGTCTTACGCCAGATTTATAAAATATGGTTTGAATGAGTACATCATGTTTGGCATTTTTTATGGCTTGCTGATGCTCATGATTTTTTACAACATATTATATTTTATAATTCTCAGAAGTGCTTATTATTTATATTATGTAAGTTATGCCCTTGCTGTACTTATATTTTTTCTAACGAGAAGTGGAATAGGTTTTCAGTACATTTGGTATAATCACCCAGGTTTCAATGTTTATCTACCTTTTGTAAGCCTTTTCATATGTACAGTTTCAATGCTGAAATTTTTTATAGATTTTTTTGAATTGAAAAAGAATGCCTCAAACGTCTATAGATTGTTTCGTATACTTATTTATTTCCGCATTTTATGTTTTTTAATTCAGCTGATTTTCCCGCCTTTGGAGTATATGTTTCTGGTAGACCTGATTTGCTATCAGATAGTATTTTATTATGGAATTCACATATACAGGGCAGGAAATAATTCTGCAAAGTGGTTTGTTGTGGGCTTTTCCATATTGAATTTTACCGGTGTAATCTGCTTGCTGGAGGGCATCACACTTATCCCTTCCAATATTTTTTCTGTATATTCTATTAATGCCGGGGTTATTTTTCAGCTTATGTTTTTATCTATTTGTATTGCAGAAAAGGTTCGACAGCTTTATGCAGAAAGGAATGCAGTGCAGGCTAATCTCATCCTTCAACTTGAACAAAATGATCTACTAAGGGAAAAGGTAAACAGGGAACTTGAAGAAAGGGTCAAGGAAAGGACAGTTGAATTAAATAAAGCAAAAGTGGAGCTGGAAAGGCGGGCTGAAGAAAATCAAAAAATGAATATTGCTCTAGACCTTGCTAATAATAAGCTTCAGAAACATCTAAGTGCATTTGCTCAAACTGTGGTAATGAACACCCATGTAGATTTTGAGTCATTCAAAAAGGCATATCCTGATGATTTGTCTTGTATGCGTTATCTGTTGGATCTTAAAGAAAAAAGCGGATTTTGCTGTAAAATGTGCGGTAACACAAGGCCGATCAAAGGTAAAGCAAAGTTTGATATCAGATGCGCTAAATGTAATTACAATGAATCCCTGACAGCAAATACAATATTTCACAGAACCAAGTTCTCTCTTCAGAAGGCTTTCTATATGCTTTATCTTGTGTCTCAGACACGTACTGATATTCCAGCTGCCGAGCTTTCCCGGATGCTTGAACTGCAGAGTATCACTTGTCAGAATTTTAAAAGCAGGATACTTGCCAGGATGCAGGTACTCAAAAAAGTTAATAAGAGTAAGGTGATGAACTGGGATCTGTTGATTCTCGACAAAGAATTTAATGTTTAG